One segment of Alnus glutinosa chromosome 2, dhAlnGlut1.1, whole genome shotgun sequence DNA contains the following:
- the LOC133860070 gene encoding CASP-like protein 1F2, whose translation MDKERSSFMLEMKSLGPSKPSQRRFFSAQVTLRVLAIALTVPAISLMVNSSQSVVMFGFTFEARYSYSSALKFLLGADIMVCAFSALSLIFVYLMNCSRSYLTKYFYLFLHDMVMMVLMISGCAAATGIGYIGRFGEEKIGWGAVCGRVGKFCNRMLVSVAFSYSAFLSYLALTIISASKLMSQATE comes from the exons ATGGATAAAGAAAGAAGCTCATTTATGCTCGAAATGAAATCTTTAGGCCCGTCAAAACCATCACAGAGAAGATTTTTCAGTGCCCAAGTCACCCTCAGAGTATTAGCCATTGCACTCACAGTGCCTGCTATTTCACTGATGGTCAACAGCAGTCAATCCGTCGTGATGTTTGGCTTCACTTTCGAAGCCCGCTATTCCTACTCTTCTGCTTTGAA GTTCTTGCTTGGCGCTGACATCATGGTGTGTGCCTTCTCTGCACTGTCACTGATCTTTGTTTACCTTATGAACTGCTCAAGGTCATACCTCACAAAATATTTCTACCTATTTTTACATGATATG GTGATGATGGTTTTGATGATATCTGGATGTGCGGCGGCAACTGGGATTGGTTACATTGGTCGTTTTGGAGAAGAGAAGATAGGTTGGGGAGCCGTGTGTGGACGTGTGGGCAAGTTTTGCAACAGAATGTTGGTATCTGTGGCTTTTTCTTACTCGGCTTTCTTATCCTACTTGGCACTTACCATCATTTCTGCCAGCAAGCTCATGTCTCAAGCTACCGAGTGA